In Nonomuraea muscovyensis, one genomic interval encodes:
- a CDS encoding CPBP family intramembrane glutamic endopeptidase yields MHTQSPAAGTPVLGPRLIRAELFVVFAVSLGASGLVALVRLIGALTAPKDLKGQQAVLVGSMAPGRPWFDLTLQLVGIAVNVAPVALVAYLLVRSAESMRTIGMDLREPARDLRRGAALAAVIGGTGLAFYLLVYAMGVNLAVVAGNLPDEWWRVPVLLLAAAQNGVLEEVLVAGYLLHRLDQAGWSPWRAVALSAVLRGSYHLYQGFGGFVGNVVMGVVFGRLYQRWGRAMPLVVAHTLIDAVAFVGYAALRGRVSWLP; encoded by the coding sequence ATGCACACGCAGTCCCCCGCCGCCGGAACCCCGGTGCTCGGGCCTCGCCTGATCCGGGCCGAGCTGTTCGTGGTCTTCGCCGTCTCGCTCGGCGCCAGCGGCCTGGTCGCCCTGGTCCGGCTGATCGGCGCGCTCACCGCGCCGAAGGACCTGAAGGGGCAGCAGGCCGTCCTGGTCGGGTCGATGGCGCCGGGACGGCCGTGGTTCGACCTGACCCTGCAGCTCGTCGGCATCGCCGTCAACGTGGCTCCCGTCGCCCTCGTCGCCTACCTGCTGGTCCGGTCGGCCGAGTCGATGCGCACCATCGGCATGGACCTCCGCGAGCCGGCCCGCGACCTGCGGCGCGGCGCCGCGCTGGCCGCCGTGATCGGCGGGACGGGCCTGGCCTTCTACCTCCTCGTGTACGCCATGGGAGTGAACCTCGCCGTCGTCGCCGGGAACCTGCCGGACGAGTGGTGGCGGGTGCCGGTGCTGCTGCTGGCGGCGGCCCAGAACGGGGTCCTGGAGGAGGTGCTGGTCGCCGGCTACCTGCTGCACCGGCTGGACCAGGCGGGGTGGAGCCCGTGGCGGGCCGTCGCGCTGTCGGCGGTGCTGCGCGGCTCGTACCACCTCTACCAGGGGTTCGGCGGCTTCGTCGGCAACGTGGTGATGGGCGTGGTGTTCGGCCGGCTGTACCAGCGCTGGGGGCGGGCGATGCCGCTCGTCGTGGCGCACACCCTCATCGACGCCGTCGCCTTCGTCGGATACGCGGCCCTGCGCGGCCGGGTGAGCTGGCTGCCCTGA
- a CDS encoding SpoIIE family protein phosphatase produces MQEQTTETTAAPTGPGPLASGLDELLAATVAVTKAHMGALFLLPPGEGVLLMSSAVGIPAPIAHQWVRIRLEDPVPAAAAVRERRLVWLADHEDMARRFPGVALSLPYHFSLAAMPIHAGGVDRGSLVLLWPEPHPAELTPHELEVMEGTTRRMGALIRRAADRGESLLPGSRPRILSPRGDGQVDPVAARAALDYLNRLPWGACAMDMEGRVTFITPQAADLLGVDPADLLCMRPWEVLPWMGDPVFEDHYRQAVLSHRPTSFTARHPSGRRLSFEFHSDPTGISVRIAPDLTAPPPAGEEQDHVAEAGKLRADALYNMVHLAATLTRAVTVQDVTDLVADQVMSVCDIQALALTIAENGRLRVVGARGYGRGFVDRYDGLPLDAPTSTCDALRSGDPEFYGNWEEYRQAYPDAVRYDDMSAWAVLPLITSGRPFGACLFGYDRPHMFNPDERATLTSLAGLIAQALERARLYDVKHQLAECLQASLLPSELPAVPGLQVAAHYLPATRGMDIGGDFYDLIRLDDTTVAAVIGDVQGHDMTAAALMGQVRTAIRAHATAGARPGDVLAHTNLLLIDLAPELFTSCLYVTLDLKRRRATLASAGHLPPLLRRPGEVARSVDLPPGLLLGLEPDADYLTREIAFPMGSVLALYTDGLIEAPGVDLDEGIAGLAEHLTRSADLPLHILAQLLIDQAESVDHRTDDTALLLLKSQP; encoded by the coding sequence ATGCAGGAACAGACCACCGAGACCACCGCAGCCCCGACCGGCCCCGGCCCGCTGGCGTCCGGGCTGGACGAACTGCTGGCCGCGACCGTCGCCGTCACCAAGGCGCACATGGGGGCCCTCTTCCTGCTGCCGCCCGGCGAAGGCGTGCTGCTGATGAGCTCGGCCGTCGGGATCCCGGCTCCCATCGCCCACCAGTGGGTCAGGATCAGACTGGAGGACCCGGTCCCCGCGGCGGCCGCCGTGCGCGAACGGCGCCTGGTGTGGCTGGCCGACCACGAGGACATGGCCCGCCGTTTTCCCGGGGTGGCGCTGTCGCTGCCGTACCACTTCTCCCTGGCCGCCATGCCCATCCACGCCGGCGGCGTCGACAGGGGCTCGCTGGTGCTGCTGTGGCCCGAGCCGCACCCGGCCGAGCTGACCCCGCACGAACTGGAGGTCATGGAAGGGACCACCCGCCGGATGGGCGCGCTCATCCGGCGGGCCGCCGACCGCGGCGAGTCCCTGCTGCCCGGCTCCCGCCCGCGCATCCTGTCACCCCGGGGCGACGGCCAGGTGGACCCCGTCGCCGCGCGGGCCGCGCTCGACTACCTCAACCGGCTCCCCTGGGGAGCCTGCGCCATGGACATGGAGGGCAGGGTCACCTTCATCACCCCGCAGGCGGCCGACCTGCTGGGCGTCGACCCGGCGGACCTGTTGTGCATGCGCCCCTGGGAGGTGCTGCCGTGGATGGGCGATCCGGTCTTCGAGGACCACTACCGCCAGGCGGTCCTCAGCCACCGGCCCACGTCCTTCACCGCCCGGCACCCGTCCGGCCGTCGGCTGTCCTTCGAGTTCCACTCCGATCCCACCGGGATCAGCGTCCGCATCGCCCCCGACCTCACCGCCCCGCCGCCGGCCGGGGAGGAACAGGACCACGTGGCCGAGGCCGGAAAGCTGCGGGCGGACGCCCTGTACAACATGGTCCACCTCGCGGCCACCCTCACCCGGGCGGTCACCGTGCAGGACGTGACCGACCTCGTCGCCGACCAGGTCATGTCGGTCTGCGACATCCAGGCCCTCGCCCTCACGATCGCCGAGAACGGGCGGCTGCGGGTCGTCGGCGCACGCGGCTACGGCCGGGGATTCGTCGACCGGTACGACGGCCTCCCGCTCGACGCGCCCACGAGCACCTGCGACGCCCTCCGGAGCGGTGACCCGGAGTTCTACGGCAACTGGGAGGAGTACAGGCAGGCCTACCCCGACGCCGTCCGCTACGACGACATGTCCGCCTGGGCCGTGCTACCGCTCATCACCTCCGGCCGGCCCTTCGGCGCGTGCCTGTTCGGCTACGACCGGCCGCACATGTTCAACCCCGACGAGCGGGCCACGCTCACCTCGCTCGCCGGCCTCATCGCGCAGGCCCTCGAACGCGCCCGCCTCTACGACGTCAAGCACCAGCTCGCCGAATGCCTGCAGGCCAGCCTGCTGCCCAGCGAACTGCCCGCCGTCCCCGGGCTGCAGGTCGCCGCCCACTACCTGCCCGCCACCCGTGGCATGGACATCGGCGGCGACTTCTACGACCTCATCCGCCTCGACGACACCACGGTCGCCGCCGTCATCGGCGACGTCCAGGGCCACGACATGACCGCCGCCGCCCTCATGGGCCAGGTGCGGACCGCCATCCGCGCCCACGCGACCGCGGGCGCGCGCCCCGGCGACGTGCTCGCCCACACCAACCTGCTCCTCATCGACCTGGCGCCCGAGCTGTTCACGAGCTGCCTGTACGTCACCCTGGACCTGAAACGCCGCCGGGCCACACTGGCCAGCGCCGGCCACCTGCCGCCCCTGCTGCGCCGCCCCGGCGAGGTCGCCCGCAGCGTCGACCTGCCGCCCGGCCTGCTGCTCGGCCTCGAACCCGACGCCGACTACCTGACCCGGGAGATCGCGTTCCCGATGGGCTCCGTCCTCGCCCTCTACACCGACGGCCTCATCGAGGCGCCCGGTGTCGACCTCGACGAGGGCATCGCCGGCCTCGCCGAGCACCTCACCCGCTCGGCGGATCTGCCGCTGCACATCCTCGCCCAGCTCCTCATCGACCAGGCCGAGAGCGTCGACCACCGCACTGACGACACAGCGCTGCTGCTGCTGAAGTCGCAGCCCTGA
- a CDS encoding site-2 protease family protein: MGSSIRLGRIAGVPVGLNISVLVIVAILVFGLAFGRFPAVFPGWPTVVYLLAGLVTAVLFLLSLLAHELAHAVMAQRHGIEVGRITLWLLGGVAELRGEPRSPGADLKIAIVGPLTSLVCAVVFAGVALLAAAAGGTPLLVGVFAYLAGVNVLLAVFNLIPAAPLDGGRVLRAALWARWGDRARAAIAAARAGRGFGYALIAVGFLQVVTGRGFEGLWLALIGLFLVNAASAEEQQAQLGTALHGLRVGDVMSDRLVVADPDESVSTLVEQVVLRHRLSTYPLVDTHGRFAGLVTLNRIRAVPTEARPLTRLRDIACPPEEVPSARPDEPLTELLTRMGGGADGRAVVLDPGGRLVGLLTPSDISRIIQTAGLRGSDPYLGPRGADVAVPYHDRDHPSRPPGEPPGGPPGGHPGGHRDAA, translated from the coding sequence ATGGGCTCGTCGATCCGCCTGGGCCGCATCGCGGGAGTGCCGGTCGGGCTGAACATCAGCGTCCTGGTCATCGTCGCCATCCTGGTGTTCGGGCTGGCGTTCGGGCGCTTCCCCGCCGTCTTCCCGGGCTGGCCCACGGTGGTCTACCTGCTGGCCGGGCTCGTGACGGCGGTGCTGTTCCTGCTGTCGCTGCTGGCCCACGAGCTGGCGCACGCCGTGATGGCCCAGCGCCACGGCATCGAGGTGGGGCGGATCACGCTGTGGCTGCTCGGCGGCGTGGCGGAGCTGCGCGGCGAGCCCCGCAGCCCCGGCGCCGACCTGAAGATCGCGATCGTGGGGCCGCTGACGAGTCTGGTGTGCGCGGTCGTGTTCGCCGGGGTCGCGCTGCTGGCCGCGGCGGCGGGCGGCACACCGCTGCTGGTGGGCGTGTTCGCCTATCTCGCCGGGGTGAACGTGCTGCTGGCCGTGTTCAACCTGATCCCGGCCGCGCCGCTGGACGGCGGCCGGGTGCTGCGTGCGGCGCTGTGGGCCCGGTGGGGTGACCGGGCGCGCGCCGCCATCGCCGCCGCCCGCGCCGGGCGCGGCTTCGGCTACGCGCTGATCGCGGTCGGGTTCCTGCAGGTGGTCACGGGCCGGGGCTTCGAGGGGCTGTGGCTGGCCCTCATCGGGCTGTTCCTGGTGAACGCCGCCAGCGCCGAGGAGCAGCAGGCCCAGCTCGGCACCGCGCTGCACGGGCTGCGGGTGGGGGACGTCATGTCGGACCGGCTCGTCGTGGCCGACCCGGACGAGAGCGTGTCGACGCTGGTCGAGCAGGTCGTGCTGCGGCACCGGTTGTCCACGTATCCGCTGGTGGACACACACGGCCGGTTCGCGGGGCTGGTGACCCTCAACCGGATCAGGGCCGTACCCACCGAGGCACGGCCGCTGACGCGGCTGCGCGACATCGCCTGCCCGCCCGAGGAGGTGCCGTCGGCCCGGCCCGACGAGCCGCTGACCGAGCTGCTGACCCGGATGGGCGGCGGTGCCGACGGGCGGGCTGTGGTGCTCGACCCCGGCGGACGCCTGGTCGGCCTGCTCACGCCGAGCGACATCAGCCGGATCATCCAGACGGCCGGCCTGCGGGGCAGCGACCCCTACCTCGGCCCGCGCGGCGCCGACGTGGCCGTGCCGTACCACGACCGCGACCACCCGAGCAGGCCGCCAGGCGAGCCGCCGGGTGGGCCCCCGGGTGGGCACCCGGGTGGGCACCGCGACGCCGCCTGA
- a CDS encoding esterase-like activity of phytase family protein has translation MRGFLSSAALLTCAGALVAGLAAPAAADPAADPDRGGYGRATLTGFAALPAETYVPDSEPSGAHLGTNPVNGVTPPFPGQPVQGFSGIVRRHDGTFDVLSDNGYGAKGNSADFLLRVHRIKPDFGKRTVAVLGGFGLSDPRGLVPFPLTRADRTLTGADFDVESIVRAQDGTYWIGDEFGPFLLHADREGRLLDAPVELPGVRAPENPNLAGATPNLGRSKGFEGMARSVDGRRLYPLLEGTVTGDPAGTLRMYEFDLRKRAYTERRWTYRLDDPAHAIGDAIAVDRHRFLVIERDNLQGDAARVKRIYLADTRDRDGDGALDKTLVADLLDLADPRGLGGSGATFRFPFQTIEDVVILDDRTLGVLDDNNFPFSSGRTPGRPDDNEFITVRLTRGLKADPRVYR, from the coding sequence ATGAGAGGTTTTCTGAGCTCCGCAGCCCTGCTGACGTGCGCCGGGGCGCTGGTCGCCGGCCTCGCCGCGCCCGCCGCCGCCGACCCCGCCGCCGACCCCGACCGGGGCGGCTACGGCAGGGCCACGCTGACCGGCTTCGCCGCGCTGCCCGCCGAGACGTACGTGCCGGACAGCGAGCCCTCCGGCGCGCACCTGGGCACGAACCCGGTCAACGGGGTCACGCCGCCGTTCCCGGGCCAGCCCGTGCAGGGGTTCAGCGGTATCGTCCGCCGCCACGACGGCACCTTCGACGTCCTGTCGGACAACGGCTACGGGGCCAAGGGCAACAGTGCCGACTTCCTGCTCCGGGTGCACCGGATCAAGCCGGACTTCGGGAAGCGGACCGTCGCGGTGCTCGGCGGGTTCGGCCTGTCCGACCCGCGCGGGCTCGTGCCGTTCCCGCTCACCCGGGCCGACCGCACGTTGACCGGCGCCGACTTCGACGTCGAGTCGATCGTGCGCGCCCAGGACGGCACCTACTGGATCGGCGACGAGTTCGGCCCGTTCCTCCTGCACGCCGACCGCGAGGGGCGGCTGCTGGACGCGCCTGTCGAACTGCCCGGCGTGCGGGCGCCCGAGAACCCGAACCTGGCCGGCGCCACGCCGAACCTCGGCCGCAGCAAGGGCTTCGAGGGCATGGCCCGCTCGGTGGACGGCCGCCGCCTCTACCCGCTGCTGGAGGGCACGGTGACCGGCGACCCGGCGGGTACGCTGCGGATGTACGAGTTCGACCTGCGCAAGCGGGCCTACACCGAGCGGCGCTGGACGTACCGACTGGACGACCCCGCGCACGCCATCGGCGACGCCATCGCGGTGGACCGGCACCGCTTCCTCGTCATCGAGCGCGACAACCTGCAGGGCGACGCCGCGCGGGTCAAGCGGATCTACCTGGCCGACACCCGGGACCGGGACGGCGACGGCGCGCTGGACAAGACCCTGGTGGCCGACCTGCTCGACCTCGCCGACCCGCGCGGTCTCGGCGGCTCGGGCGCGACGTTCAGGTTCCCGTTCCAGACGATCGAGGACGTGGTCATCCTCGACGACCGCACGCTCGGCGTGCTCGACGACAACAACTTCCCGTTCTCGTCCGGGCGCACCCCCGGCCGGCCGGACGACAACGAGTTCATCACCGTACGGCTCACGCGGGGGCTGAAGGCCGACCCGCGCGTCTACCGGTAA
- a CDS encoding NAD(P)/FAD-dependent oxidoreductase, whose product MDGVWDLVVVGGGPAGAAAALRAAQLRPGARVLLLDKADFPRDKACGDGIAAHGRDELALLGLPDLIDDYRPTPHLSVVSPSGVRVSATAARPNHVVPRRVFDARLVAAARARGVEVRRHRVRDLRANGGDVVVDGTIRARAVVAADGAHSAVRRLIGLPAAAARHTAIAVRGYADVPPDDDAQLIAMQKEGWPAYAWSFPIGDGTANVGFGMLLPRLHAAGRPGRDVLHGRLAELLPDRPARDLRAHHLPLSTGRPAPGAGRVMLAGDAASLINPLTGEGIYYALLSGRLAGEAAVRAAADPLPAYRRSLRGALGRHLRTTDVLARLAQSPGFIDAAIGTAAHRKEVFDLLVEVGLGAGTVPPPIALAVARRWLRDSLTRRP is encoded by the coding sequence GTGGACGGCGTCTGGGATCTCGTGGTGGTCGGCGGCGGCCCGGCGGGAGCGGCGGCGGCGCTGCGCGCGGCCCAGCTCCGGCCAGGCGCCCGGGTGCTCCTGCTGGACAAGGCCGACTTCCCCCGCGACAAGGCGTGCGGCGACGGCATCGCGGCCCACGGCCGTGACGAGCTGGCCCTGCTCGGCCTGCCCGACCTCATCGACGACTACCGGCCCACCCCGCACCTGTCGGTGGTCTCGCCCAGCGGAGTCCGCGTGTCCGCCACGGCGGCGCGGCCCAACCACGTCGTCCCCCGCAGGGTGTTCGACGCGCGCCTGGTGGCGGCCGCCCGCGCCCGCGGCGTCGAGGTGCGCCGCCACCGGGTGCGCGACCTGCGTGCGAACGGCGGCGACGTCGTCGTGGACGGGACGATCCGCGCCCGCGCCGTGGTCGCGGCCGACGGCGCCCACTCGGCCGTGCGCCGCCTCATCGGTCTCCCGGCCGCCGCCGCGCGGCACACCGCGATCGCCGTACGCGGCTACGCCGACGTCCCGCCGGACGACGACGCCCAGCTCATCGCCATGCAGAAGGAGGGCTGGCCCGCCTACGCGTGGTCGTTCCCCATCGGCGACGGCACCGCGAACGTCGGCTTCGGGATGCTCCTGCCCCGCCTGCACGCCGCCGGCCGGCCGGGCCGCGACGTGCTGCACGGCCGGCTCGCCGAGCTGCTGCCCGACCGGCCGGCGCGCGATCTGCGCGCGCACCACCTGCCCCTGTCGACCGGCCGCCCGGCGCCCGGAGCCGGCCGGGTCATGCTCGCCGGCGACGCCGCCAGCCTCATCAACCCGCTCACCGGCGAGGGGATCTACTACGCGCTGCTGTCCGGCCGCCTCGCCGGGGAGGCGGCCGTGCGGGCGGCGGCCGACCCGCTGCCCGCCTACCGCCGCTCCCTCCGCGGGGCTCTCGGGCGGCACCTGCGCACCACCGACGTGCTGGCCCGCCTCGCCCAGTCGCCGGGCTTCATCGACGCCGCCATCGGCACGGCCGCGCACCGCAAGGAGGTCTTCGACCTGCTCGTCGAGGTGGGGCTCGGCGCGGGCACGGTGCCGCCGCCGATCGCCCTCGCGGTGGCCCGCCGCTGGCTGCGCGACTCCCTCACCCGCCGCCCCTAG